From the genome of Biomphalaria glabrata chromosome 1, xgBioGlab47.1, whole genome shotgun sequence, one region includes:
- the LOC106078699 gene encoding uncharacterized protein LOC106078699 isoform X1, whose protein sequence is MRRPVVLQCLTRYLGTQETVYGLAQLCRSRSRSAAFIALSLLIIYSGFQIMYMPVELNICQDPSRTKDINFQNIDDNITIVTMYLNIGTFTKTSLLFFSKESYATVLYRNWLFSWGKLNNRVIAFFDDDDFIEQFRLKRAHLPESFTKIVKISRDQLPAFQQKKRVEEIIQNPSFSISYPPDYTCTMNAKYDALQMAVNMEDIKTKYIAWMDIGLFRRLQKDDPPFTLKVPADFNSSKLGFSEVTSRKWLSTLTPKEIYKQNIVWVAGGFVLGVKQVISEFIVAYRNTVNELLAQGLADTDQQVIASMYSPEMAWKQKIEIMTYSCPRGTFNLYGHAYLYFCLPYICKASAECKIKPTGHLENSNYLHMTSNYVK, encoded by the exons GGACTCAAGAGACAGTGTATGGATTAGCTCAGTTGTGTCGAAGTAGGTCAAGGTCGGCAGCATTTATCGCTCTTTCATTACTTATCATATACTCAG GATTTCAAATTATGTACATGCCAGTGGAACTAAATATT TGTCAAGATCCGTCCAGGACTAAAGATATCAACTTTCAAAACATCGATGACAACATTACAATCGTCACAATGTACCTCAACATTGGAACATTCACAAAaacttctttgttgtttttctccAAAGAATCTTATGCCACTGTCCTCTATAGAAACTGGCTTTTCTCTTGGGGCAAGCTCAACAACCGGGTGATAGCAttttttgatgatgatgattttatTGAACAGTTCAG ACTGAAACGAGCACATCTTCCTGAAAGTTTTACAAAGATTGTGAAAATATCAAGAGACCAACTGCCAGCTTTTCAACAGAAAAAGAGGGTAGAGGAGATCATACAAAATCCTAGTTTTTCAATTTCTTATCCACCTGATTACACATGTACAATGAACGCCAAATATGATGCACTTCAAATGGCAGTCAACATGGAGGACATTAAGACTAAATATATTGCTTGGATGGATATAGGATTATTCAG GCGGTTACAAAAGGATGATCCACCATTTACTCTAAAAGTACCTGCTGATTTCAATTCATCAAAGCTTGGTTTTTCTGAAGTGACCTCTAGAAAATGGTTATCAACATTAACACCTaaagaaatatacaaacaaaacatagttTGGGTAGCTGGTGGCTTTGTATTGGGTGTTAAGCAG GTGATTTCTGAATTTATAGTTGCATATAGAAATACAGTGAATGAGTTATTGGCTCAAGGCTTAGCAGATACTGATCAGCAAGTTATTGCATCAATGTACTCTCCTGAAATGGCCTGGAAGCagaaaattgaaataatgaCCTATTCATGCCCACGAGGCACTTTCAACCTTTATGGGCATGCTTACTTGTACTTTTGTCTGCCCTACATATGTAAAGCCAGTGCTGAATGTAAAATCAAACCAACAGGTCATTTAGAAAACTCTAATTACTTACATATGACTAGCAATTACGTTAAGTAG
- the LOC106078699 gene encoding uncharacterized protein LOC106078699 isoform X2, translating into MYMPVELNICQDPSRTKDINFQNIDDNITIVTMYLNIGTFTKTSLLFFSKESYATVLYRNWLFSWGKLNNRVIAFFDDDDFIEQFRLKRAHLPESFTKIVKISRDQLPAFQQKKRVEEIIQNPSFSISYPPDYTCTMNAKYDALQMAVNMEDIKTKYIAWMDIGLFRRLQKDDPPFTLKVPADFNSSKLGFSEVTSRKWLSTLTPKEIYKQNIVWVAGGFVLGVKQVISEFIVAYRNTVNELLAQGLADTDQQVIASMYSPEMAWKQKIEIMTYSCPRGTFNLYGHAYLYFCLPYICKASAECKIKPTGHLENSNYLHMTSNYVK; encoded by the exons ATGTACATGCCAGTGGAACTAAATATT TGTCAAGATCCGTCCAGGACTAAAGATATCAACTTTCAAAACATCGATGACAACATTACAATCGTCACAATGTACCTCAACATTGGAACATTCACAAAaacttctttgttgtttttctccAAAGAATCTTATGCCACTGTCCTCTATAGAAACTGGCTTTTCTCTTGGGGCAAGCTCAACAACCGGGTGATAGCAttttttgatgatgatgattttatTGAACAGTTCAG ACTGAAACGAGCACATCTTCCTGAAAGTTTTACAAAGATTGTGAAAATATCAAGAGACCAACTGCCAGCTTTTCAACAGAAAAAGAGGGTAGAGGAGATCATACAAAATCCTAGTTTTTCAATTTCTTATCCACCTGATTACACATGTACAATGAACGCCAAATATGATGCACTTCAAATGGCAGTCAACATGGAGGACATTAAGACTAAATATATTGCTTGGATGGATATAGGATTATTCAG GCGGTTACAAAAGGATGATCCACCATTTACTCTAAAAGTACCTGCTGATTTCAATTCATCAAAGCTTGGTTTTTCTGAAGTGACCTCTAGAAAATGGTTATCAACATTAACACCTaaagaaatatacaaacaaaacatagttTGGGTAGCTGGTGGCTTTGTATTGGGTGTTAAGCAG GTGATTTCTGAATTTATAGTTGCATATAGAAATACAGTGAATGAGTTATTGGCTCAAGGCTTAGCAGATACTGATCAGCAAGTTATTGCATCAATGTACTCTCCTGAAATGGCCTGGAAGCagaaaattgaaataatgaCCTATTCATGCCCACGAGGCACTTTCAACCTTTATGGGCATGCTTACTTGTACTTTTGTCTGCCCTACATATGTAAAGCCAGTGCTGAATGTAAAATCAAACCAACAGGTCATTTAGAAAACTCTAATTACTTACATATGACTAGCAATTACGTTAAGTAG